From Symphalangus syndactylus isolate Jambi chromosome X, NHGRI_mSymSyn1-v2.1_pri, whole genome shotgun sequence, the proteins below share one genomic window:
- the RLIM gene encoding E3 ubiquitin-protein ligase RLIM, which produces MENSDSNDKGSGDQSAAQRRSQMDRLDREEAFYQFVNNLSEEDYRLMRDNNLLGTPGESTEEELLRRLQQIKEGPPPQNSDENRGGDSSDDVSNGDSIIDWLNSVRQTGNTTRSGQRGNQSWRAVSRTNPNSGDFRFSLEINVNRNNGSQNSENENEPSARRSSGENVENNSQRQVENPRSESTSARPSRSERNSTEALTEVPPTRGQRRARSRSPDHRRTRARAERSRSPLHPMSEIPRRSHHSISSQTFEHPLVNETEGSSRTRHHVTLRQQISGPELLSRGLFAASGTRNASQGAGSSDTTANGESTGSGQRPPTIVLDLQVRRVRPGEYRQRDSIASRTRSRSQTPNNTVTYESERGGFRRTFSRSERAGVRTYVSTIRIPIRRILNTGLSETTSVAIQTMLRQIMTGFGELSYFMYSDSDSEPTGSVSNRNMERAESRSGRGGSGGGSSSGSSSSSSSSSSSSPSSSSGGESSETSSDLFEGSNEGSSSSGSSGARREGRHRAPVTFDESGSLPFLSLAQFFLLNEDDDDQPRGLTKEQIDNLAMRSFGENDALKTCSVCITEYTEGNKLRKLPCSHEYHVHCIDRWLSENSTCPICRRAVLASSNRESVV; this is translated from the exons ATGGAAAACTCAGATTCCAATGACAAAGGAAGTGGTGATCAGTCTGCAGCACAGCGCAGAAGTCAGATGGACCGATTGGATCGGGAAGAAGCTTTCTATCAATTTGTAAATAACCTGAGTGAAGAAGATTATAGGCTTATGAGAGATAACAATTTGCTAGGCACCCCAG GTGAAAGTACTGAGGAAGAGTTGCTGAGAAGACTACAGCAAATTAAAGAAGGCCCACCACCACAAAACTCAGATGAAAATAGAG GAGGAGACTCTTCAGATGATGTGTCTAATGGTGACTCTATAATAGACTGGCTTAACTCTGTCAGACAAACTGGAAATACAACAAGAAGTGGGCAAAGAGGAAACCAATCTTGGAGAGCAGTGAGTCGGACTAATCCAAACAGTGGTGATTTCAGATTCAGTTTAGAGATAAATGTTAACCGTAATAATGGGAGCCAAAATTCAGAGAATGAAAATGAGCCATCTGCAAGACGTTCTAGTGgagaaaatgtggaaaacaaCAGCCAAAGGCAAGTGGAAAACCCACGATCTGAATCAACATCTGCAAGGCCATCTAGATCAGAACGAAATTCAACTGAAGCATTAACAGAGGTCCCACCTACCAGAGGTCAGAGAAGGGCAAGAAGCAGGAGCCCAGACCATCGGAGAACCAGAGCAAGAGCTGAGAGAAGTAGGTCACCTCTGCATCCAATGAGTGAAATTCCACGAAGATCTCATCATAGTATCTCATCTCAGACTTTTGAACATCCTTTGGTAAATGAGACGGAGGGAAGTTCTAGAACTCGGCACCATGTGACATTGAGGCAGCAAATATCTGGGCCCGAGTTGCTAAGTAGAGGTCTTTTTGCAGCTTCTGGAACAAGAAATGCTTCTCAAGGAGCAGGTTCTTCAGACACAACTGCCAATGGTGAATCTACAGGATCAGGACAGAGACCTCCAACCATAGTCCTTGATCTTCAAGTAAGAAGAGTTCGTCCTGGAGAATATCGGCAGAGAGATAGCATAGCCAGCAGAACTCGGTCTAGGTCTCAGACGCCAAACAACACTGTCACCTACGAAAGTGAACGAGGAGGTTTTAGGCGTACGTTTTCACGTTCTGAGCGGGCAGGTGTGAGAACCTATGTCAGTACCATCAGAATTCCCATTCGTAGAATCTTAAATACTGGTTTAAGTGAGACTACATCTGTTGCAATTCAGACCATGTTAAGGCAGATAATGACAGGTTTTGGTGAGTTAAGCTATTTTATGTACAGTGATAGCGACTCAGAGCCTACTGGCTCAGTCTCAAATCGAAATATGGAAAGGGCAGAGTCACGGAGTGGAAGAGGAGGTTCTGGTGGTGGTAGTAGTTCTGGTTCCAGTTCCAGTTCCAGTTCCAGTTCCAGTTCCAGTCCTAGTTCCAGTTCCGGTGGTGAAAGTTCAGAAACTAGCTCAGATTTATTTGAAGGCAGTAATGAAGGAAGCTCATCATCAGGCTCATCAGGTGCCAGGCGAGAGGGTCGACATAGGGCCCCAGTCACATTTGATGAAAGTGGCTCTTTGCCCTTCCTTAGCCTGGCTCAGTTTTTCCTCTtaaatgaggatgatgatgaccAACCTAGAGGACTCACCAAAGAACAGATTGACAACTTGGCAATGAGAAGTTTTGGTGAAAATGATGCATTAAAAACCTGTAGTGTTTGCATTACAGAATATACAGAAGGCAACAAACTTCGTAAACTACCTTGTTCCCATGAGTACCATGTCCACTGCATCGATCGCTGGTTATCTGAAAATTCTACCTGTCCTATTTGTCGCAGAGCAGTCTTAGCTTCTAGTAACAGAGAAAGTGTTGTGTAA